The following proteins come from a genomic window of Pseudomonas putida:
- a CDS encoding MFS transporter: MSTVATGYSESVTPGSIPFDDAPLRRVHVKAIAGGMGGQFTDGFIIGMIGIALSMAAGDLHLNNFWTGLIAAGSLLGILFGSLLAGSVVDRIGRKGIYNLTIWVFAVAAVLQFFVTSPEQLLALRLALGLAIGADYAVSLSLVSELAPKRHRGRIMSAVMIAWVAGFVFAYFAGVLIENMGEGAWRWALASSFIPAVITLLIRMGTPESPLWLISKGRRPEAQAIVEQHMGADIALPVESSVQKNAGWAQLFSRTWRKNAFVGAAFYFCQVIPFFALGTFIPRVLEAINVENTEAGSIIYNIFLFVGILAGFWIVDKISRRAFLIGSFYFCAAVLLVLTLWAGMPPMLAVVLFSAFAVVMSGCTVLEYAYLPELFPTELRASGIGFSVAMSRLGAAGGTFLLPIVMETHGVQATLGICIGALVLGGVICQAFAPEPARA; this comes from the coding sequence ATGAGTACAGTCGCTACTGGATACTCGGAATCCGTTACACCCGGTTCGATCCCCTTCGATGACGCGCCGCTACGGCGCGTACACGTCAAGGCGATTGCCGGCGGCATGGGCGGCCAGTTCACCGATGGTTTCATCATCGGCATGATCGGCATCGCCCTAAGCATGGCCGCCGGTGACCTGCACCTGAACAATTTCTGGACAGGCCTGATTGCCGCTGGCTCCCTGCTCGGTATTCTGTTTGGCAGCTTGCTGGCCGGCTCGGTGGTCGACCGTATCGGCCGCAAGGGCATCTACAACCTGACGATCTGGGTGTTCGCCGTTGCTGCGGTGCTGCAATTCTTCGTCACTTCTCCTGAGCAGTTGCTGGCGTTGCGCCTGGCGCTAGGGCTGGCGATTGGCGCCGACTACGCGGTCAGCCTTTCGCTGGTCAGCGAGCTGGCACCCAAGCGCCATCGCGGCCGCATCATGAGCGCCGTGATGATCGCCTGGGTGGCGGGCTTCGTGTTCGCCTACTTTGCCGGTGTGCTGATCGAGAATATGGGGGAAGGCGCGTGGCGCTGGGCCCTGGCCAGCAGCTTCATTCCGGCGGTGATCACCCTGCTTATCCGCATGGGCACGCCTGAGTCGCCGCTGTGGCTGATCTCCAAGGGCCGTCGGCCGGAAGCGCAGGCCATCGTCGAACAGCACATGGGCGCCGATATTGCCTTGCCGGTGGAAAGCTCCGTACAAAAGAACGCCGGCTGGGCACAGTTGTTCAGCCGCACCTGGCGCAAGAATGCCTTTGTGGGCGCGGCGTTCTACTTCTGCCAGGTGATACCTTTCTTTGCGTTGGGCACGTTCATTCCGCGGGTGCTGGAAGCGATCAACGTGGAGAACACCGAGGCGGGCTCGATCATCTACAACATCTTCCTGTTCGTCGGCATCCTGGCCGGGTTCTGGATCGTCGACAAGATCAGCCGTCGTGCCTTCCTGATCGGCAGCTTCTACTTCTGTGCCGCCGTGCTGCTGGTGCTGACCCTGTGGGCGGGCATGCCGCCAATGCTGGCGGTGGTGTTGTTCTCGGCGTTCGCGGTGGTGATGTCGGGGTGTACGGTGCTTGAGTATGCCTACCTGCCAGAGCTGTTCCCGACTGAATTGCGTGCTTCGGGGATCGGCTTTTCGGTGGCCATGAGCCGGCTGGGTGCAGCGGGCGGGACCTTCCTGCTCCCGATCGTAATGGAGACCCACGGGGTACAGGCGACGCTGGGCATCTGCATCGGTGCGCTAGTGCTGGGGGGGGTGATTTGCCAGGCGTTTGCGCCGGAGCCTGCGCGAGCTTAA
- a CDS encoding IS1182 family transposase: MKRFIEGEARTQVTLLPECLDDYITDENPVRVVDVFVDELDLSALGFAGVDPAATGRPAYHPAVLLKIYIYGYLNRIQSSRRLEREAERNVELMWLTGRLAPDFKTIADFRKDNGKAIRSVCRQFVILCRNLNLFSDSIIAIDGSKFKAVNNRDRNFTQAKVKARMQQVEQSIERYLTAMDSADRAMPEVAVAKAERLKEKIETLKQQMQKLKDIETQLLQTPDKQISLTDPDARSMSVGGRGSGTVGYNVQTAVDDQHHLIVAHEVTNVGHDRGQLSNMAKQARDQIGTESLNVVADRGYYTGTEIVACEQAGISPFVPKPLTSSSKAEGRFGKQDFLYVSASDEYRCPAEQLLTKRYSTWEDGMLMHVYWFSGCQSCAMHKQCTTGKERRLKRWEHEATLDSMQVQLEHDPGKMKVRRQTVEHPFGTLKYWMGATHFLTRTLPRVSTEMSLHVLAYNLKRMMSILGIRGLLEALKR; the protein is encoded by the coding sequence ATGAAGCGGTTCATCGAAGGTGAGGCTCGGACGCAGGTCACATTGCTGCCAGAGTGCCTAGATGACTACATCACCGATGAAAACCCAGTGCGAGTGGTCGATGTCTTTGTCGATGAACTCGACCTGAGCGCGCTCGGTTTCGCAGGCGTCGATCCGGCAGCAACAGGTCGCCCGGCCTACCATCCAGCGGTCCTGCTGAAGATCTACATCTACGGCTACCTAAACCGCATTCAGTCCAGCCGCCGGCTCGAGCGTGAAGCTGAACGCAATGTCGAGTTGATGTGGCTTACGGGGCGTCTGGCTCCAGATTTCAAAACCATCGCCGACTTTCGCAAGGACAACGGTAAAGCCATTCGCAGTGTCTGCCGTCAGTTCGTGATCCTCTGTCGCAACCTCAACCTGTTCTCTGACTCAATCATTGCCATCGACGGCAGCAAGTTCAAAGCCGTGAACAATCGCGACCGTAACTTCACCCAGGCCAAGGTGAAGGCCCGTATGCAGCAAGTCGAGCAGAGCATTGAGCGCTATCTGACAGCGATGGATTCGGCGGACCGGGCAATGCCGGAGGTAGCTGTGGCCAAGGCCGAGCGACTGAAAGAGAAGATCGAAACGCTGAAACAGCAGATGCAGAAGCTCAAAGACATTGAAACGCAGCTACTTCAAACCCCAGACAAACAAATTTCTCTCACAGATCCCGATGCTCGCTCCATGTCAGTTGGTGGTCGGGGCAGTGGCACCGTTGGCTATAACGTGCAGACGGCCGTTGACGATCAGCACCATCTGATCGTTGCACATGAGGTGACGAATGTCGGTCATGATCGCGGCCAGTTGAGCAACATGGCGAAGCAAGCGCGTGACCAAATCGGTACTGAATCGCTGAATGTCGTTGCCGACCGGGGCTACTACACAGGCACGGAAATCGTTGCATGTGAGCAAGCTGGAATCTCGCCCTTCGTACCTAAACCACTGACCTCTAGCAGCAAAGCCGAAGGTCGATTTGGCAAGCAGGATTTCCTGTACGTCTCGGCATCGGATGAGTATCGATGCCCTGCGGAGCAATTACTGACCAAGCGTTACTCAACTTGGGAAGACGGGATGCTGATGCATGTTTATTGGTTCTCGGGCTGCCAGTCCTGCGCAATGCACAAGCAATGTACGACGGGCAAGGAGCGGCGGTTGAAACGCTGGGAACATGAAGCGACCCTCGACTCGATGCAGGTTCAACTGGAGCACGATCCTGGGAAAATGAAGGTGCGCCGTCAAACCGTTGAGCATCCATTTGGAACGCTCAAGTACTGGATGGGGGCGACCCACTTCCTGACCAGGACCCTGCCAAGGGTCAGTACTGAAATGAGCCTCCATGTGCTCGCTTACAACCTCAAGCGAATGATGAGCATCTTGGGCATCAGGGGGCTGCTCGAAGCGCTCAAAAGGTGA
- a CDS encoding L-serine ammonia-lyase, iron-sulfur-dependent, subunit alpha: MTQDISLLNTVIGPVMRGPSSSHSAAPYMIGRTVRELALGPGERLKSVVIRFDPSGSFAEVYSNQGSDEGFAAGLAGVAITSEAYRQALQRACRGEDFEFAIRIGPLDRNDHPNRVDLHVCVTGIHAQERTDVFEGVSLGGGTFLVTHLNGQHINVDGAAYTLIAEHEVAATGDLLPYLEGAQVAEQHALNGMTLYALTVAPSVRMLADLRGLAGLRRVRLASPTQEVVHNRERTLLGASELLQRVAADADLADFAMAYECARLGLDLAAVQQRFDERVQLMAASVEAGLAKEDSAGMKYLRPTARRFSHTPLPEPLETSFLKTAIAGALAAMEETTSRGVVCAAPTAGSAGIVPGCLHALRVLGASEHALSDSLKVMALIGALFAVRGSYAAETGGCSVETGTSAAMAAAGITHYFGGTPAQILAAASICLMNTLGLICDPVGGEVEIPCHARNIAGVGHAWSASTAALGGFDAVIPFDELVEQTVKVGNMMHPDLRCTARGGCATTPSALRLVAVKNLGA, translated from the coding sequence ATGACCCAAGACATCAGCCTGCTCAATACCGTCATCGGCCCCGTGATGCGTGGCCCCTCCAGCTCTCATTCTGCCGCACCCTACATGATCGGCCGAACCGTGCGGGAACTGGCGCTCGGCCCTGGGGAGCGGTTGAAATCGGTGGTCATCCGTTTCGACCCTTCTGGCTCGTTCGCCGAGGTATACAGCAACCAGGGCAGCGATGAAGGCTTTGCGGCCGGGCTGGCGGGCGTGGCGATCACCTCCGAAGCGTACAGGCAGGCCTTGCAACGCGCTTGCCGAGGGGAAGACTTCGAGTTCGCTATCCGCATCGGGCCGCTGGATCGTAACGACCATCCGAACCGGGTCGATCTGCATGTATGCGTCACTGGCATCCATGCCCAGGAACGCACCGATGTGTTCGAGGGCGTGTCGCTCGGCGGCGGCACATTTCTGGTTACCCACCTCAATGGCCAGCACATCAATGTGGACGGCGCCGCGTACACGTTGATTGCCGAACACGAAGTTGCGGCAACAGGCGACCTGTTGCCCTACCTTGAAGGCGCGCAGGTTGCGGAGCAACACGCGCTCAATGGCATGACGCTCTACGCCCTCACCGTCGCGCCATCGGTCCGGATGCTCGCCGACCTGCGCGGGCTGGCTGGCCTGCGCAGGGTGCGCCTGGCCAGCCCCACCCAGGAAGTGGTGCACAACCGCGAACGTACCCTGCTGGGCGCCAGCGAACTGCTGCAACGTGTAGCTGCGGACGCCGACTTGGCCGATTTTGCGATGGCTTACGAATGCGCCCGGCTCGGGCTGGACCTGGCAGCCGTCCAGCAGCGCTTCGATGAACGCGTGCAGTTGATGGCCGCCTCGGTGGAGGCCGGTCTGGCTAAGGAAGACAGCGCCGGCATGAAGTACCTGCGCCCTACGGCCCGTCGGTTTTCCCATACCCCGCTGCCGGAGCCACTGGAAACCAGCTTCCTCAAGACAGCTATCGCCGGCGCATTGGCCGCCATGGAAGAAACCACCAGCCGCGGCGTGGTGTGCGCGGCGCCCACGGCAGGCAGCGCCGGCATCGTGCCCGGTTGCCTGCACGCACTGCGTGTACTCGGCGCCAGCGAGCATGCCTTGAGCGACAGCCTGAAAGTGATGGCGCTGATTGGCGCACTGTTCGCGGTGCGTGGCTCATACGCCGCAGAAACGGGCGGCTGCTCGGTGGAAACCGGCACCTCGGCAGCCATGGCGGCGGCCGGCATCACTCACTACTTCGGCGGTACGCCGGCGCAGATCCTCGCCGCCGCGTCCATCTGCCTGATGAACACCTTGGGCCTGATCTGCGACCCGGTGGGTGGCGAAGTGGAGATCCCCTGTCACGCCCGCAACATCGCCGGCGTAGGCCATGCGTGGAGCGCCAGTACTGCGGCACTGGGCGGTTTCGATGCAGTCATTCCCTTCGATGAACTGGTCGAGCAGACCGTGAAGGTAGGCAACATGATGCACCCCGATTTGCGCTGCACGGCGCGCGGCGGTTGCGCGACCACGCCCTCAGCGCTGCGCCTGGTCGCTGTCAAGAACCTGGGAGCCTGA
- a CDS encoding proline racemase family protein produces MDIIELAGVHAEGEIGRVLIKGAPAIPGHNLREKMDYLNHVDDSLIRRCLFEPRGSANMTVNLLLAPVDASADIAFIPLQPDGAHALSGSNCICVATAALEMGTIVMHEPLTTVVIETPAGRVEARAECRAGKCERVTVKMAPSFVEHLDHPLEVPGLGQLNVDVAYGGCFFVLVEAEQLGVRLVKQAARRLVELAAVIKQAAREQIHLAQRPEMGTCKIEYVMFTDNEDGKRLNCNIIHPGRVDRSPCGTGSGARLATLHRRGLVALNQPVTFHSLIGSTFECRIVEEAEPLSGNITHEISGRAWLYSHEKYWADTTDPYASGYVLSDTWGPDAD; encoded by the coding sequence ATGGACATCATTGAACTGGCGGGCGTACACGCCGAAGGTGAAATTGGCCGGGTGCTGATCAAGGGTGCACCCGCCATCCCCGGACACAATCTTCGCGAAAAGATGGATTACCTCAATCACGTGGATGACAGCCTGATCCGGCGCTGCCTCTTCGAACCTCGCGGTTCGGCCAACATGACCGTGAACCTGCTGCTTGCACCGGTGGATGCTTCGGCGGACATCGCGTTCATCCCCTTGCAGCCCGACGGCGCCCACGCACTGTCTGGTTCCAACTGCATCTGCGTGGCCACCGCCGCCCTGGAAATGGGCACGATCGTCATGCACGAACCGCTTACCACGGTGGTGATCGAGACCCCGGCCGGGCGGGTGGAGGCGCGGGCCGAGTGCCGCGCCGGCAAGTGTGAACGGGTAACGGTGAAGATGGCGCCCAGCTTCGTCGAGCACCTGGACCACCCACTGGAGGTGCCCGGCCTTGGGCAACTGAACGTGGATGTGGCCTATGGCGGCTGCTTCTTTGTGCTGGTCGAGGCCGAGCAACTAGGCGTGCGCCTGGTGAAGCAGGCGGCGCGACGGCTGGTTGAACTAGCCGCCGTCATCAAGCAAGCCGCCCGGGAGCAGATTCACCTCGCGCAGCGCCCGGAAATGGGCACCTGCAAGATCGAATACGTGATGTTCACCGACAACGAGGACGGCAAACGGCTGAACTGCAACATCATCCATCCCGGCCGCGTCGACCGCTCACCTTGCGGCACCGGCAGCGGTGCACGGCTGGCGACCCTGCACCGACGTGGCCTGGTGGCACTGAACCAGCCCGTGACCTTCCACAGCCTGATCGGCAGCACGTTCGAGTGCCGGATCGTCGAGGAGGCCGAACCCCTCAGCGGCAACATCACCCATGAAATCAGCGGCAGGGCCTGGCTCTACTCCCACGAGAAATACTGGGCAGATACCACAGACCCCTACGCCAGCGGCTACGTGCTCTCAGACACCTGGGGGCCGGATGCCGACTAG
- a CDS encoding RAQPRD family integrative conjugative element protein codes for MKTTSTSLLLFCLVSLGVAAQDVSERLALDLVQRQLTAIGRLADRESSSSVGAAGARYRFDYPRFASDLERMRQGIHRYLSPSRAQPADLVELTGDYRAEAPQSSPSHEHD; via the coding sequence ATGAAAACGACCTCTACCTCCCTGCTGCTTTTCTGTCTGGTGTCGCTCGGTGTCGCCGCTCAAGACGTGAGCGAGCGCTTGGCGCTGGACCTTGTGCAACGCCAGCTCACGGCCATCGGACGATTAGCTGACCGCGAAAGTAGCAGCTCAGTAGGTGCTGCTGGGGCCCGCTATCGCTTCGACTATCCGAGGTTCGCTTCGGACCTTGAGCGCATGCGTCAAGGCATCCACAGATACCTGTCGCCCTCCCGCGCGCAGCCAGCGGATCTGGTCGAGCTGACCGGTGATTACCGTGCCGAAGCGCCCCAGTCGAGCCCCTCTCATGAGCATGACTGA
- a CDS encoding thermostable hemolysin, translating into MTQPHWSTLLPLPIGSHADHHAHLTLHIAGDPAREALQHFIHQCFATVHQADVQHYLPELLALHDSRGRLIAAAGMRPASDGPLFLERYLDAPVEATISQVAGVSLDRACMVEVGNLASSSAGSARIMIIAVTWLLAMRGLEWVAFTGAATLINSFQRLGLMPTVLAAADPERLEGQVDQWGSYYDQRPQVFAGNIGFGFDALTRAGVFQRLGFPCLAQEAGHAA; encoded by the coding sequence ATGACCCAGCCTCACTGGAGCACTCTGCTCCCGCTACCCATTGGTAGCCATGCCGACCATCACGCGCACCTGACGCTTCACATTGCAGGTGATCCGGCACGCGAAGCCTTGCAGCATTTCATCCACCAGTGCTTTGCCACCGTGCATCAGGCAGATGTGCAGCATTACTTGCCAGAACTGCTGGCATTGCATGACAGTCGTGGCCGACTGATTGCTGCCGCCGGCATGCGACCGGCGAGCGACGGTCCTCTGTTCCTCGAGCGATACCTGGATGCGCCTGTAGAGGCGACCATCTCGCAGGTCGCCGGCGTTTCCCTGGACCGGGCATGCATGGTCGAGGTGGGCAACCTGGCGTCATCCAGCGCCGGCAGCGCGCGGATCATGATCATTGCCGTGACGTGGTTGTTGGCCATGCGTGGTCTGGAGTGGGTCGCATTCACGGGTGCGGCGACGCTGATCAACAGCTTCCAGCGGCTGGGGCTGATGCCCACGGTATTGGCGGCGGCCGACCCGGAACGTCTAGAGGGCCAGGTGGATCAGTGGGGTAGCTACTACGATCAACGCCCCCAGGTATTCGCCGGCAACATCGGCTTTGGCTTCGATGCCCTGACCCGCGCGGGTGTGTTTCAGCGCCTTGGGTTTCCCTGTCTAGCCCAGGAGGCCGGTCATGCCGCATGA
- a CDS encoding IS256 family transposase — protein MPTKKKPLRDLPKIPKELLEQFGEGLMTAEAIEDASAAFKKALIERALHAELGHHLGYPPGAQRPEDETNQRNGKSGKTVLTGDGPLRLEIPRDRDGSFAPILIPKHERRYTGFDDKIIAMYARGMTVREIRAFLSEQYGTEVSPDFISSVTDEVMEEIGTWQQRPLEPMYPVIFFDALRVKIREEGLVRNKAIYLALGVLPDGTRDILGIWIENTEGAKFWMKVFNDLKTRGVEDVLIAVTDGLKGMPEALSAVFPEATLQTCIVHLIRNSLDYAAWDKRRALAKALKPIYQAINAEAAEQALDEFENGPWGKQYPTVVAAWRRAWDRVIPFFVFPPAIRKVIYTTNAIESINAQLRKIIKTRGHFPNDDAATKLIWLGLRNITANWGSAAHDWKSAMNQFAILYGDRFIRATW, from the coding sequence ATGCCAACCAAAAAGAAACCCTTGCGTGACCTGCCCAAAATCCCCAAAGAGCTGCTGGAGCAGTTCGGTGAGGGTCTGATGACCGCAGAGGCTATCGAGGATGCCTCTGCGGCGTTCAAGAAGGCCTTGATCGAGCGCGCTCTGCATGCCGAACTTGGCCACCACCTGGGCTATCCGCCGGGCGCGCAGCGCCCAGAGGATGAAACCAATCAGCGTAACGGCAAGAGTGGCAAGACGGTTTTGACCGGTGATGGCCCGCTGCGGCTGGAAATTCCTCGTGACCGAGACGGCAGTTTTGCGCCCATTCTCATCCCCAAGCATGAGCGGCGGTACACCGGTTTCGATGACAAGATCATCGCCATGTACGCCCGTGGCATGACGGTCAGAGAGATCCGGGCCTTTCTGTCCGAGCAGTATGGAACAGAGGTCTCACCCGACTTCATCAGCTCTGTGACAGACGAGGTCATGGAAGAGATTGGCACGTGGCAACAACGGCCACTGGAGCCGATGTACCCGGTTATTTTCTTCGATGCGCTGCGGGTGAAGATCCGCGAAGAAGGCTTGGTGCGCAACAAGGCCATTTACTTGGCGCTGGGCGTTCTACCCGACGGGACGCGCGATATCTTGGGCATCTGGATCGAGAACACCGAGGGTGCGAAGTTCTGGATGAAGGTCTTCAACGATCTCAAGACACGTGGTGTCGAGGATGTGCTGATTGCCGTGACCGATGGCCTCAAAGGCATGCCAGAGGCTCTCAGCGCCGTGTTTCCAGAGGCGACGCTGCAGACCTGTATCGTGCACCTGATCCGCAACAGCCTGGACTACGCGGCCTGGGACAAGCGCCGGGCACTGGCCAAGGCGCTCAAGCCGATCTACCAGGCCATCAACGCCGAAGCGGCTGAGCAGGCACTCGATGAGTTTGAAAACGGGCCCTGGGGCAAGCAGTATCCAACGGTCGTTGCGGCCTGGAGACGCGCCTGGGATCGAGTGATTCCCTTCTTTGTCTTCCCGCCAGCCATCCGGAAAGTGATCTACACCACCAACGCCATCGAGAGTATCAATGCCCAGCTGCGCAAGATCATTAAGACCCGAGGCCATTTCCCGAACGATGACGCAGCTACCAAGCTGATCTGGCTGGGGCTGCGAAACATCACGGCGAACTGGGGCTCAGCGGCGCATGATTGGAAAAGTGCAATGAATCAATTCGCGATTTTGTACGGAGATCGGTTCATCAGGGCGACTTGGTGA
- a CDS encoding GlxA family transcriptional regulator: MDTPKVNFPSPVDDHLPSVSVPGLSVGFVLLPGFTLMAFSGFVEVLRHAADKGDKSDQVLCRWRLMAADRSMLKASCGLEVRPEAALEDPAQFDYIVVVGGRVPRPLDYDRRVLEYLRAAQASGAVLVGACTGSFALAKAGLMDAVHTSVHWYHYSEFQEYFPCSIPVTDEIFIVDKGIITCAGGTSTMDLALYLVSRHCGVDRATKSLRHLISDQMRGANHPQIPLLHSDSKAFALDGKVRRAVFLMHQHIRAPLSIAEIAEKANIGERQLSRLFTKHLGVTPSEYYRRVRLEQGCWLLESTANPVTQVAYETGFTDLSHFNRQFSQAYGMLPSQWRDQVRAPL; the protein is encoded by the coding sequence ATGGACACCCCCAAGGTGAATTTCCCCTCTCCGGTGGACGATCATCTGCCGAGCGTGAGCGTGCCTGGCCTGTCGGTGGGGTTTGTGCTGTTGCCGGGTTTTACCCTGATGGCGTTTTCCGGCTTCGTCGAGGTATTGCGGCACGCGGCCGACAAAGGCGACAAAAGTGATCAGGTACTGTGCCGCTGGAGGCTGATGGCTGCCGACCGGTCGATGCTCAAGGCCAGTTGCGGGCTGGAGGTACGGCCGGAGGCCGCGCTGGAGGACCCAGCGCAGTTCGACTACATCGTGGTAGTGGGCGGGCGAGTGCCGCGGCCTCTGGACTATGATCGCCGGGTGCTGGAGTACTTGCGCGCAGCCCAGGCGAGCGGAGCGGTGCTGGTGGGGGCCTGCACCGGTTCCTTTGCATTGGCAAAGGCGGGGTTGATGGACGCCGTGCACACCAGCGTTCACTGGTATCACTACAGCGAATTCCAGGAGTACTTCCCCTGCTCGATCCCCGTGACCGATGAGATATTCATCGTCGACAAAGGCATCATCACCTGCGCGGGTGGCACATCGACAATGGATCTGGCTCTTTATCTGGTCAGCCGGCATTGCGGCGTTGACCGCGCGACGAAGAGCCTGAGGCACCTGATCTCGGACCAGATGCGCGGGGCCAACCATCCGCAGATCCCCTTGCTGCATTCGGACTCGAAGGCCTTTGCGCTAGACGGTAAGGTGCGCAGGGCAGTGTTCCTGATGCATCAACATATCCGTGCGCCACTGTCGATTGCGGAAATTGCCGAGAAAGCGAACATCGGTGAGCGGCAACTATCGCGTCTGTTCACCAAGCACCTTGGAGTGACACCTTCGGAATATTACCGGCGAGTCAGGCTGGAGCAGGGATGCTGGTTGCTGGAAAGCACGGCGAACCCGGTGACGCAGGTGGCGTATGAGACCGGGTTTACTGACTTGTCACATTTCAATCGGCAGTTCTCTCAAGCGTATGGGATGCTGCCCTCGCAGTGGCGGGACCAGGTGCGTGCTCCGTTGTAG